One part of the Chthonomonadales bacterium genome encodes these proteins:
- a CDS encoding VOC family protein, with protein sequence MASEIGSRQLAQVAIVVRDIEESARRWAAVLGMPVPRFVETAPGLEVHQTFRGRPSDARARLAFFDLGQVQLELIEPLGGASTWQEALDRDGEGVHHVAFWVDGMQRSVESLREHGIALVQRGDMGDGQYAYFDARERLGTTLELLERVREERVEG encoded by the coding sequence ATGGCATCGGAGATCGGCAGCCGACAGTTGGCGCAGGTGGCGATCGTTGTGAGGGACATCGAGGAGAGTGCGCGCCGATGGGCCGCCGTCCTCGGGATGCCGGTGCCCCGGTTCGTCGAGACGGCGCCCGGTCTGGAGGTTCACCAGACCTTTCGCGGCCGTCCATCGGACGCGCGCGCCAGGCTCGCCTTCTTCGACCTGGGCCAGGTGCAGCTCGAGCTGATCGAGCCACTGGGCGGCGCGAGCACCTGGCAGGAGGCGCTCGATCGCGACGGGGAGGGCGTGCACCACGTCGCGTTCTGGGTCGACGGGATGCAGAGGTCGGTGGAATCTCTGCGAGAGCACGGCATCGCCCTGGTGCAGCGAGGAGACATGGGCGATGGGCAGTACGCGTATTTCGATGCCCGGGAACGCCTGGGCACGACGCTCGAGCTGCTCGAGCGCGTTCGCGAGGAGCGCGTCGAGGGCTGA
- a CDS encoding DUF4091 domain-containing protein: MRGTDVRVAVGVVAVLACGLALGAARGAAAQPLLSGFGGRTGGWRLEGGAGGRPAAGIVSVTGTGDDNSYWAAAPRGLRPGTAYRVRFKARCMPGSAHSTVISGLDVCNRDFGVSTDWRPYSFVFTTPNDASRAFARVGQWHLKGEVAFRDFVLAPVVALHSRRGALALGEGERVAGKAYEFVAPLIGEGSNSARVLASHTAAFNSSRWLFTGGSEVVYRHTVPGARHASGRVSINVGYWVGGECVIAASGDGGPWTEVGRARGLGELRVELPASLFPCRELRVRLRGADASDAAGNSAPGALQVYDYSCATTLDRALPEMDGATRYLEVTRSTPALAVTVRDPGDLGCGPRAAMRLRLEPARSGAVRATLRIAPVGRAPVAFVTRAALKAGQPREVSIPYRWPGSGAAEVTLEVRRAGSATALFAGRMAAFVPAYYAADYGHALAPVPDGALWWCEAPYKVSPGRPSPGGGISSGLRLWAARREREHAQLVLRPSREPGPVSVSVSDLRGPAGARIPRSAVEVREVAYVRVRVPTDRTGVRGEWPDPLPPLAGAWRPRAGRNNPLWITVSVPAGARAGDYQGTVLLRAARWRRAVPLRLRVWAFSLPEHTALRSGFGVQPGNIARYHNLRSPGSLEKAWDRYMRAFAKRRLAPYNPMALAPYRVEVKGVRWNGGTRDATRPASGGWSLRVDDALDNASVTAGSPEMMPVTPGGRYRLSWSCQTERPGQPYLVTLGCFDASRQWISGRNIDVERVGDGAWRSESEEVGERIPAEARYVQLTLRPVLWTEKGEHTGTAWFDDVAFAAEPGGPNLVPDPGFEAERRPEVSIDFTDFDRAARRYLDEMGFNSFTIAFMGLPGGRSPSFDHGSFFGYTPNMPEFDALMAQYGRLLQDHLERNGWLEKAYVYWYDEPEEKDYPIVEEGAARLKRYAPKLKRMMTEQFEKPLYGSVDLWCPITPAYAHAPAAERQRRGEEVWWYVCTGPKEPYCTLFIDHPAVELRTWLWQTWKYGVQGILIWETTWWTSPGQFKGPDVQNPWQDPMSYVDGGGGTWGNGDGRFLYPANRRPNEDRATGMVADPVDSLRWEMLGDGVEDWEYYRLLDGLVRRARARGARSPAGERAARLLSVPDAVCRDMTTFSTDPRPLLRHRAALARAIEELTR, encoded by the coding sequence ATGCGAGGAACCGACGTGCGCGTAGCGGTAGGGGTCGTGGCGGTGTTGGCGTGTGGCCTGGCGCTGGGCGCGGCGCGCGGCGCGGCCGCGCAACCGCTGCTGAGCGGCTTCGGCGGCCGAACGGGCGGCTGGCGGCTGGAGGGAGGAGCCGGGGGACGGCCGGCGGCGGGCATCGTCAGCGTGACCGGCACCGGCGACGACAACAGCTACTGGGCGGCGGCGCCGCGCGGCCTGCGGCCGGGGACCGCCTACCGGGTGCGCTTCAAGGCGCGCTGCATGCCGGGCTCCGCCCACTCCACGGTGATCAGCGGCCTGGACGTGTGCAACCGCGACTTCGGGGTGTCGACCGATTGGCGGCCCTACAGCTTCGTGTTCACCACGCCGAACGACGCGTCGCGCGCCTTCGCGCGGGTGGGCCAGTGGCACTTGAAGGGCGAGGTCGCCTTCCGCGACTTTGTGCTGGCTCCCGTGGTAGCCCTCCACTCCCGGCGCGGCGCGCTCGCCCTTGGCGAGGGGGAGCGCGTGGCGGGCAAGGCCTACGAGTTCGTCGCGCCGCTGATCGGCGAGGGATCCAACAGCGCGCGCGTGCTTGCCTCGCATACGGCCGCCTTCAACTCCAGCCGCTGGCTCTTCACGGGCGGCAGTGAGGTCGTATACCGCCACACGGTGCCCGGCGCGCGCCACGCGTCCGGCCGTGTCTCGATCAACGTGGGCTACTGGGTGGGCGGCGAGTGCGTTATAGCTGCCTCGGGAGACGGCGGCCCGTGGACCGAGGTCGGCAGGGCGCGCGGGCTGGGCGAGCTGCGGGTCGAGCTTCCCGCATCCCTCTTTCCTTGCCGCGAGCTGCGCGTGCGTCTGCGGGGCGCCGACGCCAGCGACGCCGCCGGCAACTCGGCCCCGGGCGCCCTGCAGGTCTACGACTATTCCTGCGCGACCACGCTCGACCGCGCCCTGCCCGAGATGGATGGCGCCACTCGCTACTTGGAGGTCACGCGGAGCACGCCCGCCCTCGCGGTGACGGTGCGGGATCCGGGCGACCTGGGCTGCGGCCCGCGCGCCGCGATGCGGCTGCGGCTGGAGCCCGCGCGGAGCGGGGCGGTGCGCGCGACGCTGCGGATCGCCCCGGTGGGCCGGGCGCCTGTTGCGTTCGTGACGAGGGCCGCGCTGAAGGCCGGCCAGCCGCGCGAGGTGTCGATCCCGTACCGCTGGCCCGGCAGTGGCGCGGCCGAGGTGACGCTGGAGGTGCGCCGCGCCGGCTCGGCGACAGCGCTCTTCGCCGGGCGCATGGCCGCCTTCGTTCCCGCCTACTACGCCGCCGACTACGGCCATGCGCTCGCGCCGGTGCCCGACGGCGCCCTCTGGTGGTGCGAGGCGCCCTACAAGGTGTCGCCCGGGCGACCGTCGCCCGGTGGCGGCATCTCCTCGGGCCTGCGGCTGTGGGCCGCTCGCCGCGAGCGCGAGCACGCCCAGCTCGTCCTGCGGCCCTCGCGCGAGCCGGGGCCGGTGAGCGTGAGCGTCAGCGATCTGCGCGGGCCCGCCGGCGCGCGGATCCCTCGATCCGCCGTCGAGGTGCGCGAGGTGGCCTACGTGCGCGTGCGCGTGCCAACCGACCGCACCGGCGTTCGCGGCGAGTGGCCGGACCCGCTGCCGCCGCTGGCGGGGGCCTGGCGCCCTCGTGCCGGCCGGAACAACCCGCTCTGGATCACGGTGAGCGTGCCGGCCGGCGCGCGCGCGGGCGACTACCAGGGAACGGTGCTGCTGCGCGCGGCGAGGTGGCGCCGCGCCGTGCCGCTGCGGCTGCGCGTGTGGGCCTTCTCGCTGCCCGAGCACACGGCGCTGCGCTCCGGGTTCGGCGTTCAGCCCGGCAACATCGCCCGCTACCACAACCTTCGCTCGCCCGGATCGCTTGAGAAGGCGTGGGACCGTTATATGCGGGCCTTCGCAAAGCGCCGGCTGGCTCCCTACAACCCCATGGCGCTGGCTCCGTACCGGGTCGAGGTCAAGGGAGTGCGGTGGAACGGCGGCACGCGCGACGCGACGCGGCCCGCCTCGGGCGGGTGGAGCCTGAGGGTGGACGACGCGCTCGACAACGCGTCGGTGACGGCCGGGAGCCCGGAGATGATGCCGGTGACGCCCGGCGGGCGCTACCGCCTGTCGTGGTCCTGTCAGACCGAGCGGCCCGGACAGCCGTATCTGGTGACGCTCGGCTGCTTCGACGCGAGCCGGCAGTGGATCAGCGGCCGCAATATCGACGTGGAGCGCGTCGGCGACGGCGCCTGGCGCAGCGAGTCGGAGGAGGTGGGCGAGCGGATCCCGGCGGAGGCGCGCTACGTGCAGTTGACACTGCGCCCCGTGCTCTGGACGGAGAAGGGTGAGCACACCGGAACGGCCTGGTTCGATGACGTCGCCTTCGCGGCGGAGCCCGGTGGCCCGAACCTGGTGCCCGATCCCGGCTTCGAGGCGGAGCGCCGGCCCGAGGTGAGCATCGACTTCACGGACTTCGACCGGGCCGCGCGCCGCTACCTGGACGAGATGGGCTTCAACTCCTTCACGATCGCCTTCATGGGGTTGCCAGGCGGCAGGTCACCGAGCTTCGACCACGGCTCGTTCTTCGGCTACACGCCGAACATGCCGGAGTTCGACGCGCTCATGGCCCAGTACGGCAGGCTGCTCCAGGATCACCTCGAGAGGAACGGGTGGCTGGAGAAGGCGTACGTCTACTGGTATGACGAGCCAGAGGAGAAGGACTACCCCATCGTCGAGGAGGGGGCGGCACGGCTGAAGCGCTACGCGCCCAAGCTCAAGCGAATGATGACGGAGCAGTTCGAGAAGCCGCTCTACGGCAGCGTCGACCTCTGGTGCCCGATCACCCCGGCCTACGCGCACGCGCCGGCGGCGGAGCGCCAGCGCCGTGGCGAGGAGGTCTGGTGGTATGTGTGCACCGGCCCCAAGGAGCCCTACTGCACGCTCTTCATCGACCACCCGGCCGTGGAGCTTCGCACCTGGCTGTGGCAGACCTGGAAGTACGGGGTTCAGGGCATCCTGATCTGGGAGACGACCTGGTGGACGAGCCCGGGGCAGTTCAAGGGCCCGGACGTGCAGAACCCGTGGCAGGACCCGATGAGCTACGTGGACGGCGGAGGGGGCACATGGGGCAACGGCGACGGGCGGTTCCTGTACCCGGCCAACCGGCGCCCGAATGAGGACCGCGCCACCGGGATGGTGGCCGACCCGGTGGACTCGCTGCGCTGGGAGATGCTCGGCGACGGCGTGGAGGACTGGGAGTACTACCGCCTGCTGGACGGGTTGGTGCGGCGGGCCCGCGCGCGAGGCGCGCGCTCACCGGCCGGCGAGCGCGCCGCGCGCCTCCTGAGCGTCCCGGACGCCGTCTGCCGTGACATGACCACGTTCTCGACCGATCCGCGGCCGCTGCTGCGCCACCGGGCAGCCCTGGCGCGCGCGATCGAGGAGCTCACGCGCTGA
- a CDS encoding sulfatase, with product MPRKRKPNIVLLGVDSLRADHMSCYGYPRLTTPHIDRFAQSGTLFERNLSPHIPTTSGYSNMLTGLDAFGTQCVALRHKGPLRPEIRTLPELLRGGGYTTTCVGFGGNPASRGFDKYVEFRGWGPDESGRSPKAQNLNAAAIPELERLAKGKEPFLLFLRHMDPHSPYLPPHPYERMFYHGNECDPRNRSMDAVMSFKPFCDYFAAWMPRGISDKEYVIAQYDGAIAYMDAAIQTLFTAIEGLGILDDTIVVLNSDHGETLHDHECWYDHHGTYDNVLHVPLIIRYPARVPVGRRVGGFSQHKDLVPTLLDLCDVAVPDYHFDGRSLLPLARGEVTTHETELYFTECTWQRKHGWRTPQWKLIVALEPDFHFKPPVELYNLLADPEENHNLAEQEPETVAYLKARMEAWIARREAETGLPNPIHTQGDWHGIEGIGPFKTSQQAYDTLHIGDPGEAARLQARSRK from the coding sequence ATGCCCAGAAAACGCAAGCCCAACATCGTGCTCCTCGGCGTCGACAGCCTGCGCGCGGACCATATGAGCTGCTACGGCTATCCGCGCCTGACGACGCCGCACATCGACCGCTTCGCGCAGTCAGGCACGCTCTTCGAGCGCAACCTCAGCCCGCACATCCCCACCACCAGCGGCTACTCCAACATGCTGACGGGCCTGGACGCCTTCGGCACGCAGTGCGTGGCGCTGCGGCACAAGGGGCCGCTGCGCCCGGAGATACGGACGTTGCCGGAGCTCCTGCGCGGCGGCGGCTACACCACCACCTGCGTCGGATTCGGCGGCAACCCGGCCTCCCGCGGCTTCGACAAGTACGTGGAGTTTCGCGGGTGGGGGCCCGATGAGAGCGGCCGCAGCCCCAAGGCGCAGAACCTCAACGCGGCCGCCATCCCCGAGCTCGAGCGGCTCGCGAAGGGCAAGGAGCCGTTCCTGCTCTTCCTGCGCCACATGGATCCGCACAGCCCGTACCTGCCGCCGCATCCCTACGAGCGCATGTTCTACCACGGCAACGAGTGCGACCCGAGGAACCGCTCGATGGACGCCGTGATGTCGTTCAAGCCCTTCTGCGACTACTTCGCCGCCTGGATGCCCCGAGGCATCAGCGACAAGGAGTACGTCATCGCGCAGTACGACGGCGCCATCGCCTACATGGATGCCGCCATCCAGACGCTCTTCACCGCGATTGAGGGTCTGGGCATTCTGGACGACACCATCGTCGTGCTCAACTCGGACCACGGCGAGACGCTGCACGACCACGAGTGCTGGTACGACCATCACGGCACCTACGACAACGTGCTTCACGTGCCGCTGATCATCCGCTATCCGGCCCGCGTCCCCGTGGGCCGGCGCGTGGGCGGCTTCTCCCAGCACAAGGATCTCGTGCCCACCCTGCTCGACCTCTGCGACGTCGCCGTGCCCGACTACCATTTCGATGGGCGCAGCCTCCTGCCGCTGGCGCGCGGCGAGGTGACCACGCACGAGACCGAGCTCTACTTCACGGAGTGCACCTGGCAGCGCAAGCACGGATGGCGAACGCCCCAGTGGAAGCTGATCGTCGCCCTGGAGCCCGACTTCCACTTCAAGCCGCCGGTCGAGCTCTATAACCTGCTCGCCGACCCCGAGGAGAACCACAATCTGGCCGAGCAGGAGCCAGAGACGGTGGCCTACCTGAAGGCGCGCATGGAGGCGTGGATCGCCCGGCGCGAGGCGGAGACCGGCCTGCCGAACCCGATCCACACCCAGGGCGATTGGCACGGCATCGAGGGCATCGGCCCGTTCAAGACGTCGCAGCAAGCCTACGACACGCTGCACATCGGCGACCCCGGCGAGGCCGCGCGCCTGCAGGCCCGCTCGCGCAAGTAG
- a CDS encoding DUF1269 domain-containing protein translates to MTTAIRTAIDRTVVAVYGNHSAAEDAVRRLQHAGFAMDRLSIVGRDFQLHQDVEGYYRPADAALEGAGEGAWVGGIFGTLLGFGFFLVPVVGPFFALGPLAGLIAGAIGGAGVGALIGALTTLGVPRDQALKYQSRLQAGEFLVIIEGTADEAERAREALSGSGEIEINTHQRPAA, encoded by the coding sequence ATGACCACCGCAATCAGGACTGCCATCGATCGGACGGTCGTGGCCGTCTACGGCAACCATTCCGCCGCCGAGGACGCGGTTCGACGACTTCAGCACGCCGGCTTCGCGATGGACCGCCTGTCCATCGTCGGCCGCGACTTCCAGCTTCACCAGGACGTGGAGGGCTACTACCGGCCGGCCGACGCCGCGCTCGAGGGCGCGGGCGAAGGGGCCTGGGTCGGAGGGATCTTCGGCACGCTCCTCGGTTTCGGCTTCTTCCTGGTGCCCGTTGTCGGCCCCTTCTTCGCTCTCGGACCGCTGGCGGGCCTGATCGCGGGAGCCATCGGTGGCGCGGGCGTCGGCGCGCTGATCGGCGCCTTGACAACGCTCGGTGTCCCCAGGGATCAGGCCCTCAAGTACCAGTCCCGGTTGCAGGCCGGCGAGTTCCTGGTGATCATCGAGGGCACCGCCGACGAGGCCGAGCGGGCCCGCGAGGCGCTCAGCGGGAGCGGCGAGATCGAGATCAACACCCACCAGCGCCCGGCAGCTTGA
- a CDS encoding acyltransferase, whose product MKGVTVGRRARGRAADAVDGQHAGHRADGHGPRLTGIDALRGVGALMVLGYHGFSSHLVGTLWTAPTRAAFWAGYPFLQGFAGVHLFLVVSGFCIHSTTANRSPDRYPAFGAFCARRFRRLYGPYIAAVGATVVALVVAAVLQPGPLSGGAVVRRLAPQGLAWFSLAGLVHVFMLFPVWTRSLVIFGNPALWTLSLEAQLYLMYFPMLWLRRRLGMGGTLAVVLAVTLAFRYLALYGVLGFGRPVMSGAPLAYVPRPGPSEAHPAWLVGVAWITTGPARWFEWVLGAAAAEVAAGRGLRLPFHTSRWLAAIALVGALACQWSRAGWLFTDLLWGVAFFVLVNRTAASEASGRLRRHRLVAALGWVGTFSYSLYLVHQPLLRVLQALLARVASWPGASAIDMIRVAAPPLAGLLLALFVMVALPIGVALVMLPAWLFHRVFELPAIRWSQRRRAVA is encoded by the coding sequence ATGAAGGGCGTCACGGTCGGTCGCCGAGCGCGTGGGCGAGCGGCGGACGCCGTCGACGGCCAACATGCGGGCCACCGCGCCGACGGTCACGGTCCAAGGCTGACCGGCATCGATGCCTTGCGCGGCGTCGGGGCGCTGATGGTGCTCGGGTACCACGGGTTCTCGAGCCACCTGGTCGGCACGCTGTGGACGGCGCCCACGCGCGCCGCCTTCTGGGCCGGCTACCCGTTCCTGCAGGGCTTCGCCGGCGTGCATCTGTTCCTGGTCGTCAGCGGCTTCTGTATCCACAGCACCACGGCGAACCGTTCGCCGGACCGCTATCCTGCCTTCGGCGCGTTCTGCGCTCGGAGGTTCCGTCGGCTGTATGGGCCCTATATCGCCGCAGTCGGCGCCACGGTGGTCGCCCTCGTCGTAGCCGCGGTGCTGCAACCCGGCCCGCTCTCCGGCGGCGCCGTCGTTCGGCGCCTCGCTCCACAGGGGTTGGCCTGGTTCTCCCTGGCCGGGCTGGTTCACGTGTTCATGCTCTTCCCTGTGTGGACCCGCTCGCTGGTCATCTTCGGGAATCCCGCGCTCTGGACCCTGTCGCTGGAGGCTCAACTCTATCTGATGTACTTCCCCATGCTCTGGCTGCGCAGGCGGCTGGGGATGGGCGGAACGCTGGCCGTGGTGCTTGCCGTGACGCTGGCCTTTCGGTACCTCGCGCTGTACGGAGTGCTCGGCTTCGGTCGCCCCGTGATGTCGGGTGCGCCTCTCGCCTATGTGCCTCGACCGGGGCCCTCGGAGGCACATCCTGCCTGGCTGGTCGGCGTCGCGTGGATCACGACCGGCCCCGCCCGCTGGTTCGAGTGGGTGCTCGGAGCGGCCGCCGCCGAGGTAGCGGCCGGCAGGGGGCTTCGGCTGCCGTTCCATACCAGCCGATGGCTGGCTGCCATCGCCCTGGTCGGCGCCCTGGCGTGCCAGTGGAGCCGGGCGGGTTGGCTCTTCACGGACCTTCTCTGGGGCGTGGCGTTCTTCGTGCTGGTGAACCGGACCGCGGCATCGGAGGCATCCGGGCGGCTGCGCCGCCATCGCCTGGTCGCCGCGCTGGGCTGGGTCGGTACCTTTAGCTACAGCCTCTACCTTGTCCACCAGCCGCTGCTGCGCGTCCTTCAGGCGCTGCTGGCGCGGGTAGCGTCATGGCCCGGCGCATCGGCGATCGATATGATCCGCGTGGCCGCGCCCCCGCTGGCCGGGCTGCTGCTTGCCCTGTTCGTGATGGTCGCGTTGCCGATCGGCGTGGCCCTCGTGATGCTGCCTGCCTGGCTGTTCCATCGAGTGTTCGAGTTGCCAGCGATCCGATGGTCGCAGCGCCGACGCGCGGTAGCGTGA
- a CDS encoding PAS domain S-box protein, whose translation MTTQRDIQPSTAAVEERPATPEIRSVANRYAVAIAITALATLSRLALNPVLHHRGAGYLYLLGVFLAGLYGGLGPGALCAAVSGVLVWYLFVPVQHSFAIKDPAEVAALGLFAGVGLAAALLSDRLRSETRRAEAGEQEARLQADEAERRRDAAARAERRTAAILGSIADGFVAIDREWRYTYVNPRAERLLGSCREELGGHPPWEVFREPSGVDGQRWMREAMEDGRPREFEMLHAPTSRWLDVHVYPSDEGLSVFFTDTTERHAADLALRASERRFATTLSSIGDAVVATDASGRVTFMNAVAEELTGWPMPETAGRPLEEVFAIVNEETRGSVESPVARVIREQRVVGLANHTLLIARDGTERAIDDSGAPILDDDGVLTGVVLVFRDITGSRAAERERAAQTELVRRNEERLRRLVESNIVGVLFARSDGRITDANEAFLQTVGRTGVDLEAGPVRWTDMTPPEWREADEAAAAELRSAGRCLPYEKEYLRPDGARVPVLVALADLDAEDGLAVGYVVDITDRKRAEQERTRQLAEISQLNERLQRAMSETHHRIKNNLQVISALIGLQAAASGDTVPAAALSRLTQHIGSLATLHDILTRQARDDAENDTLSVRDAMRKLLPILQAIVVERSVHLACEDARLPIRQGTAIAILVNELVANAVKHGDGDIDISFAVMDGRGELTVRDGGPGFPETFDPASAGHVGIELIESLSRWDLRGSTRYENAPEGGARVVVEFPLGGR comes from the coding sequence ATGACCACACAACGAGACATCCAGCCCTCGACGGCGGCCGTCGAGGAGCGGCCGGCCACGCCGGAGATACGTTCCGTGGCGAACCGGTACGCGGTGGCAATCGCCATCACGGCGCTGGCGACGCTGTCGCGGCTGGCGCTCAACCCCGTGCTCCACCACCGCGGCGCGGGCTACCTCTACCTGCTGGGGGTGTTCCTGGCCGGGCTCTACGGCGGTCTGGGCCCCGGCGCCCTCTGCGCCGCGGTCAGCGGGGTGCTCGTCTGGTATCTGTTCGTTCCGGTCCAGCACTCATTCGCCATCAAGGACCCGGCGGAGGTGGCGGCCCTGGGGCTGTTCGCCGGCGTTGGTTTAGCAGCGGCGCTGCTGAGCGACCGTCTTCGGAGCGAGACGCGCCGGGCCGAGGCCGGCGAGCAGGAGGCGCGGCTGCAGGCCGACGAGGCCGAGCGCCGGCGCGACGCCGCCGCCAGGGCGGAGCGCCGGACGGCAGCCATTCTCGGCAGCATCGCCGACGGCTTCGTCGCCATCGACCGCGAGTGGCGCTACACCTACGTCAACCCGCGGGCCGAGCGCCTGCTCGGCAGTTGTCGCGAGGAGTTGGGCGGCCACCCGCCCTGGGAGGTGTTCCGCGAGCCCTCGGGCGTCGACGGCCAGCGCTGGATGCGGGAGGCGATGGAGGACGGCCGGCCCCGCGAGTTCGAGATGCTCCACGCGCCGACCTCCCGTTGGCTCGACGTGCACGTCTATCCCTCCGACGAAGGGCTCTCCGTCTTCTTCACCGACACCACCGAGCGGCACGCCGCCGACCTGGCCCTCCGCGCCAGCGAGCGCCGGTTCGCCACGACGCTCTCCAGTATTGGCGACGCCGTCGTCGCCACCGACGCGTCCGGCCGCGTCACGTTCATGAACGCGGTGGCGGAGGAGCTCACGGGTTGGCCGATGCCCGAGACGGCGGGTAGGCCTCTCGAGGAAGTCTTCGCCATCGTGAACGAGGAAACGCGCGGCTCCGTGGAGAGCCCGGTGGCGCGCGTCATCCGCGAGCAACGCGTGGTCGGCCTGGCCAACCACACGCTGCTCATCGCGCGAGACGGCACGGAGCGCGCCATCGACGACAGCGGCGCGCCCATTCTGGACGACGATGGCGTCCTCACCGGCGTGGTGCTGGTGTTCCGCGACATCACGGGGAGCCGGGCCGCCGAGCGCGAGCGCGCCGCGCAGACCGAGCTGGTTCGGCGCAACGAGGAGCGCCTGCGTCGGCTCGTGGAGTCCAATATCGTCGGCGTGCTCTTCGCGCGCTCCGACGGTCGCATCACGGACGCCAACGAGGCCTTCCTGCAGACGGTGGGCCGGACCGGGGTCGACCTGGAGGCCGGGCCCGTCCGCTGGACCGACATGACTCCTCCCGAGTGGCGCGAGGCGGACGAGGCGGCGGCGGCCGAGTTGCGCTCCGCCGGCCGGTGTCTGCCCTACGAGAAGGAGTACCTGCGGCCGGACGGCGCGCGCGTGCCCGTGCTGGTGGCGCTGGCCGATCTGGACGCCGAGGACGGCCTCGCGGTGGGCTACGTCGTTGACATCACGGACCGCAAGCGGGCCGAGCAGGAAAGGACCCGTCAACTCGCCGAGATCAGCCAGCTCAACGAGCGGCTTCAGCGCGCGATGAGCGAGACGCACCACCGAATCAAGAACAACCTCCAGGTCATCAGCGCCCTGATCGGCCTGCAGGCCGCCGCGAGCGGCGATACCGTGCCGGCCGCCGCCCTGAGTCGGCTCACGCAGCACATCGGGTCGCTGGCCACCCTGCACGACATACTCACGCGGCAGGCGCGCGACGACGCCGAGAACGACACCCTCTCCGTGCGCGACGCGATGCGCAAGTTGCTCCCGATCTTGCAGGCCATCGTCGTCGAGCGCAGCGTGCACCTGGCGTGTGAGGACGCGCGCCTTCCCATTCGCCAGGGGACCGCCATCGCCATTCTGGTCAACGAGCTCGTCGCGAACGCCGTTAAGCACGGCGACGGCGACATCGACATCTCCTTCGCGGTGATGGACGGCCGTGGCGAGCTCACCGTGCGCGACGGCGGGCCGGGCTTCCCGGAGACCTTCGACCCGGCCTCGGCCGGCCACGTCGGCATCGAGCTCATCGAGTCGCTCTCGCGGTGGGACCTGCGGGGCTCGACCCGCTACGAGAACGCGCCCGAGGGGGGCGCGCGCGTCGTCGTCGAGTTCCCCCTGGGCGGGCGGTGA